Proteins from a single region of Corylus avellana chromosome ca11, CavTom2PMs-1.0:
- the LOC132165993 gene encoding light-inducible protein CPRF2 isoform X2, whose translation MKKETDKKRENWYGPMNTVFSVEEMGDPLWSSSGSTTTAMNRSDSEWFLQQYIEENFPPATAISVPPSTIADSSATTDEVEVLDNDKHNYYRQQRLNHPYPTAPADPEEYRALLKSKLHMACAVVAQRGSCSSTEENGNVAESQSQGSKPSQLGSQAQDKALPTLQVKSGVQVRQSTSGSSREDSDDDDLEGDMETTDNMGPSDEKRARRMRSNRESARRSRRRKQAHMNELETQVGHLRVEHSTLLKRLTEVNQKYEGSGVDNRILKADIETLRAKVKMAEETVKRVTGLPAMNLAMATVPSMGMPLVSSPMNASTNAAALPIPPKSNHFFRQQVPTVVNAIPHHQSQRLDDSFPSNPPIPLIGNPQKDIGGNRVAEMSSMQCRARVQQVQKQISPDATSHGTMPGWDPELSHTAPNNNKQN comes from the exons atgaaaaaagaaacagaCAAAAAGCGTGAAAATTGGTACGGACCGATGAACACAGTGTTCTCTGTCGAGGAAATGGGCGATCCGTTGTGGTCGTCGTCGGGTTCGACCACCACGGCGATGAATCGGAGCGACTCGGAGTGGTTCCTGCAGCAATACATCGAGGAGAACTTCCCGCCTGCGACGGCGATTTCTGTGCCCCCGTCGACGATCGCCGATTCCTCGGCCACCACCGACGAGGTGGAGGTCCTGGATAATGATAAGCACAATTATTATCGTCAGCAGCGGTTGAATCATCCGTATCCGACGGCTCCGGCTGATCCCGAGGAGTACCGCGCCCTCCTTAAGAGCAAGCTCCATATGGCTTGCGCCGTCGTTGCTCAACGG GGATCATGTTCAAGCACTGAAGAGAATGGTAATGTAGCAGAGAGTCAATCGCAGGGGTCAAAGCCATCGCAGTTGGGATCTCAAGCTCAGGATAAAG CATTACCAACTTTGCAGGTAAAATCAGGAGTACAAGTTAGACAATCAACTAGCGGATCATCAAGAGAGGATTCAGATGATGATGACCTTGAGGGAGACATGGAAACCACCGATAACATGGGTCCTTCTGATGAAAAACGTGCTAGGAG GATGCGTTCGAACCGAGAATCAGCTAGACGctctagaagaagaaaacaagcaCATATGAATGAACTTGAGACACAG GTTGGTCATCTTAGGGTTGAACACTCTACATTGTTGAAGCGTCTTACTGAGGTGAATCAAAAGTACGAAGGTTCTGGTGTTGACAACAGAATTTTAAAAGCTGATATTGAGACTTTGAGAGCAAAG GTGAAGATGGCTGAGGAAACCGTTAAGCGAGTGACAGGTTTACCGGCAATGAATCTAGCGATGGCCACTGTACCTAGCATGGGAATGCCACTTGTAAGCAGCCCGATGAATGCATCTACAAATGCTGCAGCATTACCAATTCCACCAAAATCCAACCACTTCTTTCGCCAACAAGTTCCAACTGTTGTCAATGCTATTCCTCATCATCAGAGTCAGAGACTGGACGACAGTTTCCCCAGCAACCCTCCAATTCCTCTTATTGGAAATCCGCAGAAAGATATTGGGGGAAACAGAGTGGCTGAAATGTCTTCGATGCAGTGCAGAGCTAGAGTGCAACAAGTGCAGAAGCAAATTTCCCCAGATGCTACTTCGCATGGAACAATGCCTGGTTGGGACCCTGAACTTTCTCATACAGCTCCAAACAATAACAAACAGAATTGA
- the LOC132165993 gene encoding light-inducible protein CPRF2 isoform X1 translates to MKKETDKKRENWYGPMNTVFSVEEMGDPLWSSSGSTTTAMNRSDSEWFLQQYIEENFPPATAISVPPSTIADSSATTDEVEVLDNDKHNYYRQQRLNHPYPTAPADPEEYRALLKSKLHMACAVVAQRGSCSSTEENGNVAESQSQGSKPSQLGSQAQDKGTGHNFSMAQSQADGGPLGIPALPTLQVKSGVQVRQSTSGSSREDSDDDDLEGDMETTDNMGPSDEKRARRMRSNRESARRSRRRKQAHMNELETQVGHLRVEHSTLLKRLTEVNQKYEGSGVDNRILKADIETLRAKVKMAEETVKRVTGLPAMNLAMATVPSMGMPLVSSPMNASTNAAALPIPPKSNHFFRQQVPTVVNAIPHHQSQRLDDSFPSNPPIPLIGNPQKDIGGNRVAEMSSMQCRARVQQVQKQISPDATSHGTMPGWDPELSHTAPNNNKQN, encoded by the exons atgaaaaaagaaacagaCAAAAAGCGTGAAAATTGGTACGGACCGATGAACACAGTGTTCTCTGTCGAGGAAATGGGCGATCCGTTGTGGTCGTCGTCGGGTTCGACCACCACGGCGATGAATCGGAGCGACTCGGAGTGGTTCCTGCAGCAATACATCGAGGAGAACTTCCCGCCTGCGACGGCGATTTCTGTGCCCCCGTCGACGATCGCCGATTCCTCGGCCACCACCGACGAGGTGGAGGTCCTGGATAATGATAAGCACAATTATTATCGTCAGCAGCGGTTGAATCATCCGTATCCGACGGCTCCGGCTGATCCCGAGGAGTACCGCGCCCTCCTTAAGAGCAAGCTCCATATGGCTTGCGCCGTCGTTGCTCAACGG GGATCATGTTCAAGCACTGAAGAGAATGGTAATGTAGCAGAGAGTCAATCGCAGGGGTCAAAGCCATCGCAGTTGGGATCTCAAGCTCAGGATAAAG GTACTGGCCATAATTTCTCTATGGCACAAAGTCAGGCTGATGGTGGACCACTTGGCATTCCAGCATTACCAACTTTGCAGGTAAAATCAGGAGTACAAGTTAGACAATCAACTAGCGGATCATCAAGAGAGGATTCAGATGATGATGACCTTGAGGGAGACATGGAAACCACCGATAACATGGGTCCTTCTGATGAAAAACGTGCTAGGAG GATGCGTTCGAACCGAGAATCAGCTAGACGctctagaagaagaaaacaagcaCATATGAATGAACTTGAGACACAG GTTGGTCATCTTAGGGTTGAACACTCTACATTGTTGAAGCGTCTTACTGAGGTGAATCAAAAGTACGAAGGTTCTGGTGTTGACAACAGAATTTTAAAAGCTGATATTGAGACTTTGAGAGCAAAG GTGAAGATGGCTGAGGAAACCGTTAAGCGAGTGACAGGTTTACCGGCAATGAATCTAGCGATGGCCACTGTACCTAGCATGGGAATGCCACTTGTAAGCAGCCCGATGAATGCATCTACAAATGCTGCAGCATTACCAATTCCACCAAAATCCAACCACTTCTTTCGCCAACAAGTTCCAACTGTTGTCAATGCTATTCCTCATCATCAGAGTCAGAGACTGGACGACAGTTTCCCCAGCAACCCTCCAATTCCTCTTATTGGAAATCCGCAGAAAGATATTGGGGGAAACAGAGTGGCTGAAATGTCTTCGATGCAGTGCAGAGCTAGAGTGCAACAAGTGCAGAAGCAAATTTCCCCAGATGCTACTTCGCATGGAACAATGCCTGGTTGGGACCCTGAACTTTCTCATACAGCTCCAAACAATAACAAACAGAATTGA
- the LOC132165993 gene encoding light-inducible protein CPRF2 isoform X3 encodes MKKETDKKRENWYGPMNTVFSVEEMGDPLWSSSGSTTTAMNRSDSEWFLQQYIEENFPPATAISVPPSTIADSSATTDEVEVLDNDKHNYYRQQRLNHPYPTAPADPEEYRALLKSKLHMACAVVAQRGSCSSTEENGNVAESQSQGSKPSQLGSQAQDKGTGHNFSMAQSQADGGPLGIPALPTLQVKSGVQVRQSTSGSSREDSDDDDLEGDMETTDNMGPSDEKRARRMRSNRESARRSRRRKQAHMNELETQVGHLRVEHSTLLKRLTEVNQKYEGSGVDNRILKADIETLRAKLKGKHLFYFCINLEQHHFRGLNSDPGHNDTGEDG; translated from the exons atgaaaaaagaaacagaCAAAAAGCGTGAAAATTGGTACGGACCGATGAACACAGTGTTCTCTGTCGAGGAAATGGGCGATCCGTTGTGGTCGTCGTCGGGTTCGACCACCACGGCGATGAATCGGAGCGACTCGGAGTGGTTCCTGCAGCAATACATCGAGGAGAACTTCCCGCCTGCGACGGCGATTTCTGTGCCCCCGTCGACGATCGCCGATTCCTCGGCCACCACCGACGAGGTGGAGGTCCTGGATAATGATAAGCACAATTATTATCGTCAGCAGCGGTTGAATCATCCGTATCCGACGGCTCCGGCTGATCCCGAGGAGTACCGCGCCCTCCTTAAGAGCAAGCTCCATATGGCTTGCGCCGTCGTTGCTCAACGG GGATCATGTTCAAGCACTGAAGAGAATGGTAATGTAGCAGAGAGTCAATCGCAGGGGTCAAAGCCATCGCAGTTGGGATCTCAAGCTCAGGATAAAG GTACTGGCCATAATTTCTCTATGGCACAAAGTCAGGCTGATGGTGGACCACTTGGCATTCCAGCATTACCAACTTTGCAGGTAAAATCAGGAGTACAAGTTAGACAATCAACTAGCGGATCATCAAGAGAGGATTCAGATGATGATGACCTTGAGGGAGACATGGAAACCACCGATAACATGGGTCCTTCTGATGAAAAACGTGCTAGGAG GATGCGTTCGAACCGAGAATCAGCTAGACGctctagaagaagaaaacaagcaCATATGAATGAACTTGAGACACAG GTTGGTCATCTTAGGGTTGAACACTCTACATTGTTGAAGCGTCTTACTGAGGTGAATCAAAAGTACGAAGGTTCTGGTGTTGACAACAGAATTTTAAAAGCTGATATTGAGACTTTGAGAGCAAAG CTTAAGGGAAAGCATCTATTTTACTTTTGTATCAACTTGGAACAACATCATTTTCGTGGTCTTAATTCTGATCCTGGACACAATGACACAG GTGAAGATGGCTGA
- the LOC132165736 gene encoding tryptophan synthase alpha chain: MAIAFKSPTPTFLLKKNTEAHSFLRFPSQRLAVPVRRFTPMAALSTAPTVGLSETFTRLKNQGKVALIPYITAGDPDLSTTAEALKVLDSCGSDIIELGVPYSDPLADGPVIQAAATRSLARGTNFNAILSMLKEVVPQLSCPIALFSYYNPILKRGVEKFMITIKDVGVQGLVVPDVPLEETEILRKEAKKNGIELVLLTTPTTPTDRMRAIVEAAEGFVYLVSSVGVTGARASVSNRVQTLLQEIKEATAKPVAVGFGISNPEHVKQVAGWGADGVIVGSAMVKVLAEAKSPEEGLKELETFTKSLKAALD; this comes from the exons ATGGCAATTGCTTTCAAGTCACCAACCCCCACCTTTCTATTGAAGAAGAACACTGAAGCCCATTCTTTTCTCCGCTTTCCCTCTCAGAGATTAGCAGTCCCAGTAAGAAGATTCACTCCAATGGCTGCCCTCAGCACTGCCCCAACCGTTGGGCTATCTGAGACTTTCACAAGGTTGAAAAACCAAGGAAAA GTGGCATTAATTCCATACATCACTGCTGGTGATCCTGACCTTTCAACCACAGCAGAAGCATTGAAGGTGCTTGACTCCTGTGGCTCAGACATAATTGAGCTGGGTGTGCCGTACTCTGATCCTTTGGCAGATGGTCCAGTTATCCAG GCTGCAGCTACACGTTCCTTGGCAAGAGGGACCAATTTCAATGCGATTCTTTCAATGCTGAAGGAG GTGGTTCCCCAATTATCTTGTCCAATTGCATTATTTTCGTATTACAACCCAATTCTCAAGCGTGGTGTTGAGAAGTTCATGATCACCATAAAAGACGTTGGAGTACAAG GGCTTGTGGTCCCAGATGTTCCTCTAGAGGAAACTGAAATTCTGAGGAAGGAAGCAAAAAAGAATGGGATTGAATTG GTACTGCTCACGACACCCACTACTCCAACGGATCGAATGAGAGCAATTGTTGAAGCTGCAGAAGGATTTGTGTACCTC GTAAGCTCGGTTGGGGTCACTGGTGCCCGTGCATCCGTGAGTAATCGTGTTCAAACTCTTCTTCAGGAAATTAAAGAG GCAACAGCCAAGCCTGTAGCAGTTGGCTTTGGCATATCGAATCCTGAGCATGTGAAACAG GTAGCGGGATGGGGAGCTGATGGCGTGATTGTTGGGAGTGCCATGGTGAAGGTGCTGGCTGAAGCGAAATCCCCTGAGGAAGGTTTGAAGGAACTAGAAACTTTCACCAAATCCCTTAAAGCTGCACTTGATTGA
- the LOC132165762 gene encoding transcription factor UNE12-like, with product MANNHPSSEATSNDDFFDQILGIPSFASADTGLPGGHDTGLPSGASPHMMLQLGSGDASGGFHGQVFPLGLSLEQGKGGFLKPEEASGSGGKRFRDDLVDGRAASMKNVFHGQPMPTTVAAAPHPPAMRPRVRARRGQATDPHSIAERLRRERIAERIRALQELVPSVNKTDRAAMLDEIVDYVKFLRLQVKVLSMSRLGGAGAVAPLVTDIPLSSVEEEGSDGGRNQPAWEKWSNDGTERQVAKLMEENVGAAMQFLQSKALCIMPISLASAIYQTQPPDTSSIVKPESNPPS from the exons ATGGCGAACAACCACCCGTCGTCCGAGGCCACCTCCAACGACGATTTCTTCGACCAGATTCTCGGCATCCCATCCTTCGCGTCGGCCGATACTGGCTTACCCGGAGGCCACGACACCGGCTTGCCCTCCGGCGCGTCGCCGCATATGATGCTCCAGCTCGGCTCCGGCGACGCCTCCGGCGGCTTCCACGGGCAGGTCTTCCCGCTAGGGCTGAGCTTGGAGCAGGGAAAGGGAGGGTTCCTGAAGCCCGAGGAGGCCTCCGGGAGTGGCGGTAAGCGCTTTCGCGACGACCTCGTTGACGGTAGAGCTGCTTCTATGAAAAAT GTTTTCCATGGCCAACCAATGCCCACCACTGTTGCTGCAGCACCACATCCACCAGCAATGCGCCCAAGGGTGCGGGCTAGACGAGGTCAGGCCACGGATCCACACAGCATAGCTGAGCGG TTACGAAGAGAAAGAATAGCCGAAAGAATCAGGGCATTGCAGGAATTGGTTCCTAGCGTCAATAAG ACGGATAGAGCCGCCATGCTCGATGAAATTGTGGATTATGTGAAGTTCCTAAGGCTTCAAGTAAAG GTTTTGAGCATGAGTAGACTGGGCGGAGCTGGTGCAGTGGCACCACTTGTAACAGACATCCCACTATCATCAGTTGAG GAAGAGGGAAGTGATGGTGGAAGAAACCAACCGGCATGGGAGAAGTGGTCGAACGATGGGACGGAACGACAGGTGGCTAAGCTTATGGAAGAAAACGTAGGGGCAGCCATGCAGTTCCTTCAATCAAAGGCTCTTTGCATCATGCCCATCTCATTGGCATCGGCCATTTACCAGACACAGCCACCAGACACCTCTAGTATTGTCAAGCCTGAAAGCAATCCCCCTTCATAG
- the LOC132165989 gene encoding protein OSB4, chloroplastic-like — protein MALNHTPATTTLRNFLCTVIPKNPLKTLQIPSLSPFSSSRPNTWLKCSLDSNYNYNSNSNSNNNNNSYQVAYTRPAEIPWRKEHCNTVQLIGIVGTPVEMKHLPSGKALAWTRLAVKKSSTLTSWINLTFWEELAHIAFQHVEKGNQIYISGRLVSDTVESDDGKQQTYYKVVVQQLNFVERSLSSLPLYDHDSSSMMAGKKFGNNAASNMGSIEESWQAFFANPVEWWDNRKNKKNPKYPDFKHKDTGEALWVEGRYNPPWVKSQLAILDTRMGSLYSQDAGLDANLISADKFISF, from the exons ATGGCACTCAATCACACACCAGCTACAACAACGCTGAGGAACTTCCTCTGCACGGTAATACCCAAAAACCCTCTCAAAACCCTCCAAATCCCTTCTCTATCCCCATTTTCATCTTCCAGGCCCAACACTTGGTTGAAATGCTCGCTCGATTCCAATTACAACtacaacagcaacagcaacagcaacaacaacaacaacagctaCCAGGTGGCGTATACTCGGCCGGCGGAGATCCCGTGGAGGAAGGAGCACTGCAACACGGTGCAACTCATCGGCATCGTGGGCACCCCCGTCGAGATGAAGCACTTGCCCTCCGGCAAAGCCCTCGCCTGGACCCGCCTCGCCGTCAAGAAGTCCTCCACCCTCACCTCCTG GATCAATTTGACGTTTTGGGAAGAGCTGGCGCATATTGCTTTTCAGCATGTAGAGAAAGGCAACCAGATATACATCTCTGGTCGTCTGGTCTCGGATACAGTTGAGAGTGATGATGGAAAACAGCAGACCTACTAcaag GTAGTTGTTCAGCAACTTAATTTTGTCGAAAGGAGCCTCTCATCTTTGCCCTTGTATGATCATGACTCAAGCTCCATGATGGCAG GTAAAAAATTCGGAAATAATGCTGCAAGTAATATGGGTTCTATAGAAGAATCATGGCAAGCTTTCTTTGCTAATCCAGTGGAATGGTGGGATAATAGGAAGAACAAG AAGAACCCAAAATATCCCGATTTCAAGCACAAAGATACTGGAGAAGCTTTATGGGTAGAAGGCAGGTACAATCCCCCATGGGTGAAGTCCCAACTGGCAATACTGGATACAAGAATGGGGTCTCTTTATAGTCAGGACGCTGGGTTAGATGCAAACTTAATTTCTGCTGATAAATTTATCTCATTCTAA
- the LOC132166149 gene encoding probable carbohydrate esterase At4g34215, with the protein MLPLFFHFLALLAHASSVRPQQLQPKNIFILAGQSNMAGRGGVVNGVWDGIVPPQCQPNHSILRLSANLTWVLAHEPLHADIDANKTNGVGPGMAFANAVLSKDPTFGVIGLVPCAIGGTSISEWGRGTSLYKSLLRRAQAALQDGGTIQALLWYQGEADTVTKEAADAYQAKLESFFSDVREDLKSPMLPIIQVALASGSGPFVDIVREAQLGIDLLDLRTVDAKGLPLEPDGLHITTQAQVQLGQMLADTFLQLLPSGRPILSPIHSSAPIRCSNFVGSIIKMYQHYPIR; encoded by the exons ATGCTGCCCCTGTTTTTCCACTTCCTAGCCCTTCTGGCTCACGCCAGCTCGGTGAGGCCCCAACAACTCCAACCCAAAAACATATTCATCTTAGCCGGACAAAGCAACATGGCCGGACGTGGAGGAGTGGTTAACGGCGTCTGGGACGGCATCGTCCCTCCCCAGTGCCAGCCCAACCACTCCATTCTCCGCCTCAGTGCAAACCTCACTTGGGTTCTAGCCCACGAGCCCCTCCACGCCGACATCGATGCCAACAAGACCAATGGGGTCGGACCGGGCATGGCTTTCGCCAACGCTGTCTTGTCCAAAGACCCCACTTTTGGGGTCATTGGTCTGGTCCCCTGCGCGATCGGAGGGACTTCGATAAGCGAGTGGGGCAGAGGGACTTCCCTCTACAAAAGCTTGCTGAGGAGGGCTCAGGCTGCGCTGCAAGATGGCGGCACAATTCAGGCGCTTCTCTGGTATCAAGGCGAGGCAGACACAGTGACTAAAGAAGCTGCCGATGCATATCAGGCTAAATTGGAGAGCTTTTTCTCTGACGTCCGAGAAGATTTGAAGTCTCCAATGCTCCCAATAATCCAG GTGGCTCTGGCATCAGGCTCTGGACCTTTTGTGGACATTGTCAGAGAAGCTCAGCTGGGAATTGACCTTTTGGACCTCCGAACCGTTGATGCCAAGGGTCTGCCGCTTGAACCGGATGGTCTGCACATCACCACGCAAGCCCAGGTTCAACTAGGGCAGATGTTGGCTGATACATTCCTTCAATTGCTTCCCAGTGGTCGCCCCATCCTCAGCCCTATTCATAGCAGTGCTCCCATAAGGTGTTCCAATTTTGTTGGTTCCATTATTAAGATGTATCAGCATTATCCTATCAGATAG
- the LOC132165587 gene encoding auxin-induced protein 22D-like, which yields MERAVNYGGDDLNLEATELRLGLPGSDGLEKQSSPGVRTNKRASPDVAEDSRSKSNNSIVSDAGNGGRDTAPPPKAQVVGWPPIRSFRRNSFQAKKSDEADGAGMYVKVSMDGAPYLRKVDLKLYKSYPELLKALEHMFKFTIGEYSEREGYDGSEYVPTYEDKEGDWMLVGDVPWDMFISSCKKLRIMKGSETSSLGCL from the exons ATGGAAAGGGCAGTGAATTATGGGGGCGATGATCTAAATCTTGAGGCGACTGAGCTACGATTAGGGTTGCCAGGGAGTGATGGGCTTGAGAAACAATCGTCTCCTGGTGTGAGGACTAATAAGAGAGCTTCACCGGATGTGGCGGAGGACTCAAGGTCTAAGAGCAACAATTCCATCGTCTCCGATGCTGGAAATGGTGGCCGAGATACTGCCCCTCCACCCAA GGCACAAGTGGTGGGGTGGCCACCAATTCGATCTTTCAGGAGAAATAGTTTCCAAGCAAAGAAAAGTGATGAGGCAGATGGTGCAGGGATGTACGTGAAAGTAAGCATGGATGGAGCTCCTTATCTAAGGAAGGTTGATCTCAAGCTTTACAAGAGCTACCCAGAACTCCTCAAGGCCTTGGAACATATGTTCAAGTTCACCATAG GTGAGTATTCAGAAAGGGAAGGATACGATGGATCTGAATATGTTCCTACTTATGAAGACAAAGAAGGCGATTGGATGCTGGTTGGAGATGTTCCATGGGA CATGTTCATTTCCTCCTGTAAGAAGTTGAGAATCATGAAAGGATCAGAAACTAGTAGCTTGGGTTGTCTATGA